The following proteins are encoded in a genomic region of Anser cygnoides isolate HZ-2024a breed goose chromosome 13, Taihu_goose_T2T_genome, whole genome shotgun sequence:
- the LOC106037710 gene encoding H(+)/Cl(-) exchange transporter 5 isoform X3 encodes MGLEVLAMDQKGYRRGSFQSSTSDEDMLEIAGASLDFPMADDDPPLDREMGGFSSYNGGEMNGTSKMMDFLEEPLPGVGTYEDFNTIDWVREKSRDRDRHREITSRSKESTWALIHSVSDAFSGWLLMLFIGLLAGSLAGLIDISAHWMTDLKEGVCLAGFWFNHEHCCWKSNTTFTDRDKCPEWKSWSQLIIGHGEGAFAYILNYLMYVIWALLFSLLAVLLVKGFAPYACGSGIPEIKTILSGFIIRGYLGKWTLIIKTITLVLAVSSGLSLGKEGPLVHVACCCGNILCHLFTKYRKNEAKRREVLSAAAAAGVSVAFGAPIGGVLFSLEEVSYYFPLKTLWRSFFAALVAAFTLRSINPFGNSRLVLFYVEFHMPWHLLELVPFVLLGIFGGLWGAFFIRSNIAWCRRRKTTKLGKYPVLEVFVVTAITAILAFPNEYTRMSTSELISELFNDCGILDSSKLCEYVNDFNSTKGDDLPDRAAGPGVYTAMWQLALALIMKVFITIFTFGMKVPSGLFIPSMAVGAIAGRLLGVAMEQLAFYHHDWVIFSGWCSQGADCITPGLYAMVGAAACLGGVTRMTVSLVVIMFELTGGLEYIVPLMAAAMTSKWMADAIGREGIYDAHIRLNGYPFLEAKEEFSHKTLAMDVMRPRRNDPPLTVITQDSMTVEDVETIINETTYSGYPVVVSRESQRLVGFVLRRDLIISIENARKKQDGIVSTSIIYFTDHSPPLPPSFPSMLKLRSILDLSPFTVTDQTPMEIVVDIFRKLGLRQCLVTHNGKLLGIITKKDVLKHIAQLANQDPDSILFN; translated from the exons GATTTTCCTCATATAATGGAGGAGAGATGAACGGCACAAGCAAAATGATGGATTTCCTGGAGGAACCTCTTCCTGGTGTGGGGACCTATGAAGATTTTAACACTATAGATTGGGTGCGAGAGAAGTCCAGGGACCGGGACAGGCACAGAGAG ATTACCAGCAGAAGTAAAGAGTCAACATGGGCCCTGATACACAGCGTGAGCGATGCTTTTTCTGGCTGGTTGTTGATGCTGTTCATTGGGTTGTTAGCAG gttCCTTAGCAGGTCTGATAGACATTTCTGCCCACTGGATGACAGATTTGAAAGAAGGAGTGTGTTTAGCAGGCTTCTGGTTTAACCATGAACACTGCTGCTGGAAATCCAACACTACCTTTACAGACAGAGACAAGTGTCCCGAATGGAAGAGCTGGTCACAGCTTATTATTGGCCATGGAGAG GGGGCTTTTGCATACATTCTCAACTACTTGATGTATGTTATCTGGGCTTTGTTATTCTCACTTCTTGCCGTGTTACTTGTGAAGGGCTTTGCTCCTTATGCCTGTGGCTCAGGAATTCCAGAG ATCAAAACTATCTTAAGTGGTTTCATCATTAGAGGCTACTTGGGCAAGTGGACGCTGATCATCAAAACCATTACCTTAGTGTTGGCGGTGTCCTCTGGCCTGAGCTTGGGAAAAGAGGGCCCCCTGGTGCATGTTGCCTGCTGCTGTGGAAATATCTTGTGTCACCTCTTCACCAAGTACAGGAAGAATGAAGCCAAGCGCAGAGAG GTTTtatcagcagctgcagctgctggtgtgTCTGTAGCTTTTGGTGCACCGATTGGAGGAGTGCTCTTTAGTCTGGAAGAG gtCAGTTACTATTTTCCTCTCAAGACACTGTGGCGTTCCTTCTTTgctgctctggtggctgccTTTACTTTGCGCTCCATCAATCCTTTTGGGAACAGCCGCCTGGTTCTCTTCTACGTGGAGTTTCACATGCCATGGCATCTTCTGGAGCTTGTGCCATTCGTCCTCTTGGGAATATTTGGTGGGCTTTGGGGAGCTTTCTTCATTCGCAGCAACATTGCTTGGTGCAGGCGACGTAAGACAACCAAACTTGGTAAATACCCTGTGCTGGAGGTGTTTGTAGTGACTGCCATCACAGCCATCCTGGCCTTCCCTAATGAGTATACCAGAATGAGCACCAGTGAGCTGATCTCAGAACTCTTCAATGACTGTGGGATTTTGGACTCTTCCAAGCTCTGTGAGTATGTGAATGACTTCAACAGCACCAAAGGGGATGACCTGCCAGACCGAGCTGCTGGCCCAGGAGTTTACACAGCCATGTGGCAGCTGGCTTTGGCCCTTATAATGAAAGTCTTCATCACAATCTTCACCTTTGGCATGAAG GTCCCTTCAGGGCTCTTCATCCCAAGCATGGCAGTAGGTGCTATAGCAGGAAGATTGCTAGGAGTAGCAATGGAGCAGCTGGCCTTTTACCACCATGACTGGGTCATCTTCAGTGGCTGGTGCAGTCAAGGAGCTGACTGTATCACTCCAGGCCTATATGCAATGGTTGGGGCTGCAGCATGTCTAG GAGGGGTGACCCGAATGACCGTGTCACTAGTGGTCATTATGTTTGAGCTCACGGGTGGACTGGAATACATAGTTCCTCTGATGGCAGCAGCCATGACCAGCAAGTGGATGGCTGACGCTATCGGGCGGGAAGGCATTTACGATGCCCATATTCGTCTCAACGGCTACCCTTTCTTGGAAGCCAAGGAGGAGTTCTCTCACAAGACACTTGCAATGGATGTAATGAGACCACGGAGGAATGATCCTCCTCTGACTGTCATTACTCAGGACAGCATGACCGTAGAAGATGTTGAGACCATAATCAATGAAACTACGTACAGTGGCTACCCAGTGGTGGTGTCACGGGAGTCCCAAAGACTAGTAGGATTTGTTCTCAGGAGAGACCTCATCATTTCAATCG AAAATGCCCGGAAGAAGCAGGATGGAATTGTGAGCacttcaattatttatttcactgaccactctcctccactgcctccaaGCTTCCCCTCTATGCTGAAACTCAGGAGCATCCTGGATCTCAGTCCTTTTACAGTGACAGACCAAACACCTATGGAAATTGTTGTGGATATATTTCGCAAGCTTGGATTGCGCCAGTGCCTGGTTACTCAtaatgg gaaGCTACTTGGAATCATTACCAAAAAGGATGTACTAAAGCACATTGCACAGCTGGCTAACCAGGACCCAGATTCTATACTCTTCAATTAA